Proteins from a single region of Desulfolutivibrio sulfoxidireducens:
- a CDS encoding VOC family protein: protein MPLTSLAPNLMVHDVGRTVDYYTRVLGFDFAMGVTDEGQKPVFAWPAPEPLCYAMVTSGAVHIMFQSKKSLAAELPSLENVKVGGAFTLYIECDDLEARFAALDDEDTVFLKRPHVTFYGMREFYFKDINGYILVFAQKAA from the coding sequence ATGCCGCTTACCTCCCTGGCCCCCAACCTCATGGTCCACGACGTGGGCCGCACTGTGGACTACTACACCCGCGTGCTTGGCTTCGACTTCGCCATGGGCGTCACCGACGAGGGCCAAAAACCCGTGTTCGCCTGGCCCGCGCCCGAACCCCTGTGCTACGCCATGGTCACCTCCGGGGCCGTACACATCATGTTCCAGTCCAAAAAAAGCCTGGCCGCCGAACTGCCCTCACTGGAGAACGTCAAGGTCGGTGGTGCGTTCACCCTGTACATCGAATGCGACGACCTGGAGGCCCGCTTCGCCGCCCTGGACGACGAGGACACCGTCTTCCTCAAAAGGCCCCACGTCACCTTCTACGGCATGCGCGAATTTTACTTCAAGGATATCAACGGCTACATCCTGGTCTTCGCCCAGAAGGCCGCCTGA
- a CDS encoding carboxymuconolactone decarboxylase family protein has protein sequence MFLLRTADPDSLAPAFPNTNQAGPGNGVSLMRRILSASPELLDRVAGLIGHYAHHRTLSPELIAAINYTVAVSRGNTCCEAYNAGRLSRMGMSDDDLAHLAADAPASPLSPADAALLSFVRRAVAAPDGVAAEDIDRLRGLGLNDADIMDAAYLGANMLAATVLCKAFYRDGASPA, from the coding sequence ATGTTTCTTTTGCGCACCGCCGATCCCGATTCCCTCGCGCCCGCCTTCCCCAACACAAACCAAGCCGGTCCCGGAAACGGCGTGTCCCTGATGCGGCGGATCTTAAGCGCCAGCCCGGAACTCCTGGACCGGGTGGCCGGGCTGATCGGGCATTACGCCCATCACCGGACCCTCAGCCCCGAGCTCATCGCGGCCATCAACTACACGGTGGCCGTCAGCCGGGGCAACACCTGCTGCGAGGCGTACAACGCCGGCCGCCTGTCCCGAATGGGCATGTCCGACGACGATCTCGCCCATCTTGCCGCCGACGCCCCGGCCAGTCCCCTGTCCCCTGCGGACGCGGCGCTTTTGTCCTTTGTCCGGCGGGCCGTGGCGGCCCCGGACGGCGTCGCCGCCGAGGACATCGACCGGCTGCGCGGCCTGGGCCTGAACGATGCCGACATCATGGACGCCGCCTACCTTGGGGCCAACATGCTGGCGGCCACGGTGCTCTGCAAGGCCTTTTACCGGGACGGGGCCAGCCCCGCCTGA
- the hemL gene encoding glutamate-1-semialdehyde 2,1-aminomutase — MPTSAELFAKARTLIPGGVNSPVRACKSVGRDPLFIARAAGSKLFTVDGDELVDFVMSWGPMLLGHAHPGVTETARTAMLKGASYGAPCPAEVAMAEAVVAAVPGIEMVRMVNSGTEATMSALRLARGVTGKSAVVKFEGCYHGHGDAFLAAAGSGVATFGIPGTPGVPEDTVRHTLTAPYNDLDAVAALFEASGDIAAVIVEPVAGNMGLVLPAPGFLEGLRDLTAKHGALLIFDEVITGFRVAYGGAQSVFGIDPDLTCLGKIIGGGFPVGAYGGKRRFMQRISPEGDIYQAGTLSGNPVAMAAGLATLLALSKADYAGLAARTQSFAIALADILRAKGLPVTLNHIASILTLFFTDQPVTDFASAKTSDSALYARFYGHMRAHGVNLAPSGFECAFTSFAHTDADLDKTLAAARSFAG; from the coding sequence ATGCCCACCTCCGCCGAACTTTTCGCCAAGGCCAGAACCCTCATCCCCGGCGGGGTCAACAGCCCCGTGCGGGCCTGCAAAAGCGTGGGCCGCGATCCCCTGTTCATCGCCCGGGCCGCCGGCTCAAAGCTCTTCACCGTCGACGGCGACGAACTCGTGGATTTCGTCATGTCCTGGGGACCCATGCTCCTTGGCCACGCCCACCCCGGGGTCACCGAGACCGCCCGGACGGCCATGCTCAAAGGCGCCAGCTACGGCGCGCCCTGCCCGGCCGAGGTGGCCATGGCCGAGGCCGTGGTCGCGGCCGTGCCCGGCATCGAGATGGTGCGCATGGTCAATTCCGGCACCGAGGCCACCATGAGCGCCCTGCGTCTGGCCCGGGGCGTCACCGGCAAAAGCGCGGTGGTCAAGTTCGAGGGCTGCTACCATGGCCACGGCGACGCCTTCCTGGCCGCCGCCGGCTCCGGCGTGGCCACCTTCGGGATCCCCGGCACCCCGGGCGTGCCCGAGGACACCGTGCGCCACACCCTGACCGCCCCCTACAACGACCTCGACGCCGTGGCCGCCCTGTTCGAGGCCTCGGGCGACATCGCCGCGGTCATCGTCGAACCCGTGGCCGGCAACATGGGGCTCGTGCTCCCCGCCCCCGGATTCCTTGAGGGCCTGCGCGACCTGACCGCGAAACACGGCGCGCTGCTCATCTTCGACGAGGTCATCACCGGCTTCCGCGTGGCCTACGGCGGGGCCCAGTCCGTGTTCGGCATTGATCCGGACCTGACCTGCCTGGGCAAGATCATCGGCGGCGGCTTCCCGGTCGGGGCCTACGGCGGCAAACGCCGGTTCATGCAGCGCATAAGCCCCGAGGGCGACATCTATCAGGCCGGCACCCTGTCCGGAAATCCCGTGGCCATGGCCGCCGGACTGGCCACGCTTCTGGCCCTTTCCAAGGCCGACTACGCCGGATTGGCCGCCCGGACCCAATCCTTCGCCATCGCCCTGGCCGACATCCTTCGGGCCAAGGGCCTTCCGGTCACCCTCAACCACATCGCCTCCATCCTCACCCTCTTTTTCACCGACCAGCCCGTGACCGACTTCGCCTCGGCCAAGACCTCCGACAGCGCCCTGTACGCCCGCTTCTACGGCCACATGCGCGCGCACGGCGTAAACCTGGCCCCCTCGGGCTTCGAATGCGCCTTCACTTCGTTCGCCCATACCGACGCCGATCTGGACAAAACCCTCGCCGCCGCCCGGTCCTTCGCGGGATAG
- the cobJ gene encoding precorrin-3B C(17)-methyltransferase: protein MVGLGPGDAGLLAPMARRAIERARVVVGYGTYLDLVPRELLAGKDVIETGMTGEVERCERAMAEALAGRDTVVVSGGDAGVYGMAGLVLEMLAARGCVGEVEFSVIPGIAALLGAAALLGAPLTHDFASVSLSDLLTPWEVIERRVDLAAQADFVLVLYNPRSKRRAGHLAKAVETIGKWRGPDTPVGVVRRAYRPGQEVFVTSLAGFDPGCADMLTIVIVGNSATRTAGTWMLTPRGYGRKYRL, encoded by the coding sequence GTGGTCGGGCTTGGCCCCGGGGACGCGGGGCTTCTGGCCCCCATGGCCCGGCGGGCCATCGAGCGGGCCCGGGTGGTGGTCGGGTACGGCACGTACCTGGACCTTGTGCCAAGGGAGCTTTTGGCCGGCAAGGACGTGATCGAGACGGGCATGACCGGCGAGGTGGAGCGTTGCGAGCGGGCCATGGCCGAGGCGTTGGCCGGACGGGACACGGTGGTGGTGTCCGGCGGCGACGCCGGGGTGTACGGCATGGCCGGGTTGGTTCTGGAGATGCTTGCGGCCCGGGGGTGTGTCGGAGAGGTCGAGTTCTCGGTGATTCCGGGGATCGCGGCCCTTCTCGGCGCGGCGGCGCTTCTTGGCGCGCCGCTTACCCACGATTTCGCGTCCGTAAGCTTAAGCGACCTTTTGACGCCGTGGGAGGTCATCGAGCGGCGGGTGGATCTGGCGGCCCAGGCCGATTTCGTGCTGGTCCTGTACAACCCGAGGTCAAAGCGTCGGGCCGGGCATCTGGCCAAGGCCGTGGAGACCATAGGGAAGTGGCGCGGTCCGGACACCCCGGTCGGGGTGGTGCGCCGGGCCTACCGGCCGGGCCAGGAGGTTTTCGTGACCAGCCTTGCCGGGTTCGATCCCGGGTGCGCGGACATGCTGACCATCGTGATCGTGGGCAATTCGGCCACCCGGACCGCCGGGACCTGGATGCTCACGCCCCGGGGATATGGCCGGAAATACCGGCTTTGA
- a CDS encoding cobalt-precorrin 5A hydrolase, translated as MNVFWGGEVQEGNPFCSQKGFPSWSASSSPGSPPSIAVHTLTASDEAVRVCRELGGVLYAPDRFASEVGAEGFGSFVEHVARVWGAYRGHVFFAACGAVVRAIAPLVRDKATDPAVVVADPAGRFVVSVLSGHLGGANELARVVAAVTGGQAVITTATDAVGAPAAEVLAARCGLGVENRAALARVNAVLAEGGTVPVFDPDNRWVIEESGLARFFEWVSDPGVIEAGRPHIVVDVREMGNVAGRLVLRPKVLAVGVGCRRGTSGEEIAAAVRGVLAERGFAAACVGVLASVEVKRDEAGIAWAARECGVGVRYFSARALDAVDVPSPSRTVKLRVGTASVCEAAAMLAAGTNRLVVNKRVVGPVTVAVAMAG; from the coding sequence ATGAACGTTTTTTGGGGAGGGGAGGTCCAGGAGGGGAACCCCTTTTGTTCACAAAAGGGGTTCCCCTCCTGGTCTGCTTCTTCCTCTCCCGGTTCGCCTCCCTCCATCGCCGTGCATACCCTGACCGCCTCGGACGAGGCGGTCAGGGTATGCCGGGAGTTGGGGGGCGTCTTGTATGCCCCGGATCGGTTTGCCTCCGAGGTGGGGGCGGAAGGATTCGGGTCGTTTGTCGAACATGTGGCCCGGGTGTGGGGGGCGTATCGGGGGCACGTGTTTTTCGCGGCCTGCGGGGCGGTGGTCCGGGCGATCGCGCCGCTTGTGCGGGACAAGGCCACAGACCCGGCCGTGGTCGTGGCCGATCCGGCGGGCCGGTTCGTGGTCAGCGTGCTTTCGGGGCATCTGGGCGGGGCGAACGAGCTGGCCCGGGTGGTGGCGGCGGTGACCGGCGGGCAGGCGGTGATCACCACGGCCACGGACGCCGTGGGCGCGCCGGCGGCCGAGGTGTTGGCGGCGCGGTGCGGACTGGGGGTGGAGAACCGGGCGGCATTGGCCAGGGTCAACGCGGTTCTGGCCGAGGGCGGCACGGTGCCGGTGTTCGATCCGGACAACCGGTGGGTGATCGAGGAGTCGGGGTTGGCGCGGTTTTTCGAGTGGGTGTCGGACCCGGGCGTGATCGAGGCGGGCCGGCCGCATATTGTCGTGGACGTGCGGGAGATGGGGAACGTGGCCGGGCGGCTGGTGCTGCGGCCGAAGGTTCTGGCCGTGGGCGTGGGCTGTCGCCGGGGGACGTCCGGGGAGGAGATCGCGGCGGCGGTGCGCGGGGTGTTGGCCGAGAGGGGATTTGCGGCGGCCTGCGTGGGGGTTCTGGCCAGCGTCGAGGTCAAGCGCGACGAGGCGGGGATCGCCTGGGCGGCCCGGGAATGTGGGGTGGGCGTGCGGTATTTTTCGGCGCGGGCGTTGGACGCGGTGGACGTGCCCAGTCCGTCGCGGACCGTGAAACTGCGGGTGGGGACGGCAAGCGTATGCGAGGCGGCGGCGATGCTGGCGGCCGGGACGAACCGGCTGGTGGTGAACAAGCGGGTTGTGGGACCGGTGACCGTGGCCGTGGCCATGGCCGGCTGA
- a CDS encoding TetR/AcrR family transcriptional regulator, which translates to MKRDQRTAILEAGAQRINLQGFHNTGLKDILETAGVPRGSFYFYFKSKEDFGLALIDHFMRVLGDRTRPLLEDESLSPLGRLRLLFERARLRYQSEDFAGGCPIGNLTQEMSDLSPAMRERLQQALAGMTARWAALLRQAADKGEIAPGIDPDLMAGFLLDAWEGALMRMKVERSAKPLERFEQILFSGLLAR; encoded by the coding sequence ATGAAACGCGATCAGCGCACCGCCATCCTGGAGGCCGGCGCACAACGCATCAACCTGCAGGGATTCCACAACACCGGCCTGAAGGACATCCTGGAGACGGCGGGTGTGCCAAGAGGGTCTTTCTATTTCTATTTCAAATCCAAGGAAGACTTCGGGCTGGCCCTGATCGATCACTTCATGCGCGTCCTCGGCGACAGGACCCGCCCGCTCCTCGAAGACGAAAGCCTGTCCCCGCTTGGGCGCCTGCGCCTTCTTTTCGAGAGGGCGCGCCTGCGCTACCAGTCCGAGGACTTTGCCGGAGGCTGCCCCATCGGCAACCTGACCCAGGAGATGAGCGATCTGTCCCCGGCCATGCGGGAACGCCTCCAGCAGGCCCTGGCCGGCATGACCGCGCGCTGGGCCGCACTCCTGCGCCAGGCGGCCGACAAAGGCGAGATCGCCCCCGGCATCGATCCGGACCTCATGGCCGGATTCCTCCTCGACGCCTGGGAAGGGGCGCTTATGCGCATGAAGGTCGAACGTAGCGCCAAGCCTCTCGAACGCTTCGAGCAGATCCTTTTCAGCGGACTTCTGGCCCGCTGA